CCACCCGCAGATTGAAGGCGGGGGAATCGATGACCACGGCGAAATCCGGCGTGCGCTTGCCGGCCTCGCGCACCAGCCGCCGGAACTTGCGGTAGATGCCGGCCACGTGAGGCAGGACCTCGGTGATGCCCACCACGGAAAGCTCGCGCGCGTCGATGAGGATCTCGCAGCCGGCGGCCCGCATCTTCTCGCCGCCTACGCCGAAGAACTCGCAGCCCGGCAGGCGCCGCAGCAGCGCGGTCATGAGCTGCGCGCCGTAGAGTTCGCCCGAGGCCTCGCCCGCCGAGATCAGCACGCGCATCCGTGCGCCGCCCCCCGTTGTCTGGAAGAAGAAAACCTAGTCGTCGGCGCCGACCGGCGAGCCCGGCAGCACCGCCGGCGCCGCGGCC
This window of the Terriglobales bacterium genome carries:
- a CDS encoding lipid-A-disaccharide synthase, whose product is MRVLISAGEASGELYGAQLMTALLRRLPGCEFFGVGGEKMRAAGCEILIDARELSVVGITEVLPHVAGIYRKFRRLVREAGKRTPDFAVVIDSPAFNLRV